A part of Pradoshia eiseniae genomic DNA contains:
- the cls gene encoding cardiolipin synthase: MKYTVNIFLFLFTIFILTYLYRENIQSDIVQYISIGLTLSVVFIGVIIFMENRHPTQTVAWLVVLGAFPVIGFIFYLLFGRNYRKERMFKKKFFLDKKVYLGSKIQEEGRYHRSSEDDEYSKLLGLAEKLGNTNISHSTETEVLTNGKETFSAIKEALRSAENHIHMEYYIVRGDELGNEIKDILIEKAKQGVKIRFLYDDVGSWRLPSKFIGEMRAWGIEAVSFGPVKIPFLNNKFNFRNHRKIIVVDGYVGFVGGLNIGNEYLGKDESIGFWRDTHLRLKGEGVRDLQLIFIQDWYYMTNHSFLTDDYLMMKETPNEVHGGVQVLAGGPDNEWSVIKNIYFSMITSAKESVWIASPYFIPDEDVFSALRVAALSGIDVRLLVPSNPDNRIVFHASRSYYPELLEAGVKIYEYREGFMHSKIMIVDGKLASIGTSNMDMRSFHLNFEVNVFLYRTGSVKKLAQDYLQDLLVSNELHIETFQKRTLFMRLFESLSRLLSPFL; encoded by the coding sequence ATGAAATACACAGTAAATATCTTTTTGTTTTTATTTACAATCTTTATTTTGACCTATTTATATAGGGAAAATATTCAAAGTGACATTGTCCAGTATATTAGTATTGGCTTAACCTTATCGGTGGTTTTTATTGGTGTCATTATTTTTATGGAAAACCGTCACCCCACACAAACTGTCGCGTGGCTCGTAGTGCTGGGAGCATTCCCGGTAATCGGATTTATATTTTATTTATTGTTCGGCCGGAATTACAGGAAGGAAAGGATGTTCAAGAAGAAATTTTTTCTTGATAAAAAAGTATATTTAGGGAGCAAAATTCAGGAGGAGGGCAGGTACCATCGTTCGAGCGAGGATGATGAATACAGTAAGCTATTGGGGCTCGCTGAAAAACTGGGGAACACTAATATCTCGCACTCAACGGAAACAGAAGTCTTAACCAATGGCAAGGAAACCTTTAGTGCGATTAAGGAAGCCTTGCGCTCAGCAGAGAATCATATTCATATGGAATACTATATTGTGCGAGGCGACGAATTAGGGAATGAGATTAAAGATATTCTAATTGAGAAAGCAAAGCAGGGCGTAAAAATCAGATTCTTATATGATGATGTAGGATCTTGGAGGCTTCCGTCTAAATTCATCGGAGAAATGAGGGCGTGGGGCATTGAGGCTGTTTCATTTGGACCAGTCAAGATTCCCTTCCTTAATAATAAATTTAATTTCCGAAACCATCGAAAAATCATTGTGGTCGATGGATATGTCGGATTTGTCGGAGGCTTAAATATTGGGAATGAATATTTAGGGAAGGATGAATCCATCGGCTTTTGGAGGGATACTCATTTACGGTTAAAGGGAGAAGGAGTCAGAGACTTACAATTAATTTTTATTCAGGATTGGTATTATATGACCAATCATAGCTTCTTGACGGATGATTACTTAATGATGAAGGAGACACCAAATGAAGTTCATGGCGGAGTCCAAGTGCTTGCAGGGGGACCTGATAATGAATGGAGCGTCATAAAAAATATCTATTTTTCCATGATTACGTCGGCAAAGGAGTCGGTATGGATAGCCTCCCCATATTTCATTCCTGATGAAGATGTTTTCTCTGCGCTAAGGGTTGCTGCTTTAAGCGGGATTGATGTTCGTTTGCTTGTACCAAGCAATCCTGACAACCGAATAGTATTCCATGCTTCAAGGTCCTATTATCCGGAATTGCTCGAGGCTGGGGTGAAAATTTACGAATACAGAGAAGGATTTATGCATTCAAAAATCATGATTGTAGATGGGAAGCTTGCCTCCATTGGCACATCCAATATGGATATGCGCAGCTTTCATTTAAATTTTGAAGTGAATGTATTCTTATACCGTACCGGCAGTGTAAAGAAGTTAGCCCAGGATTATCTGCAAGATTTGCTTGTCTCAAATGAGCTTCATATCGAAACTTTTCAGAAACGGACCTTGTTTATGCGGTTATTTGAGTCCTTATCAAGATTGCTCTCACCTTTTCTTTAA
- the mecA gene encoding adaptor protein MecA: protein MEIERINENTVKFYISYGDIEKRGFDREEIWYNRDRSEELFWEMMDEVHEEEDFTVEGPLWIQIQALEKGLEVLVTRAQLSKDGQKFDLPIDDSANSVDLKIESMLNEHFQSEQSMDEQAVEDEALQFVLVFQDFEDIVALSKTNGVNGVITKLYSFENKYYLYVEFPEGEFEEDKIDNILSILLEYSDESRVTIHRIEEYGSVIIPDDVFNTVNQYFA from the coding sequence ATGGAAATCGAGCGTATTAATGAAAACACTGTGAAATTCTATATTTCATACGGAGACATAGAGAAGCGCGGTTTTGATCGTGAAGAAATCTGGTATAACAGAGACCGCAGTGAAGAACTATTCTGGGAAATGATGGATGAAGTGCATGAGGAAGAGGATTTTACAGTAGAAGGACCACTTTGGATTCAAATCCAAGCACTTGAAAAAGGATTAGAAGTGTTGGTTACGCGTGCTCAACTCTCCAAGGACGGCCAAAAGTTCGACTTACCGATTGATGATTCTGCCAACTCAGTTGATTTGAAGATTGAATCAATGCTGAATGAACATTTTCAATCGGAGCAATCAATGGATGAACAAGCTGTGGAAGACGAGGCGCTTCAATTTGTGCTTGTGTTCCAAGACTTTGAGGATATAGTGGCACTCAGCAAAACAAACGGAGTCAATGGAGTTATCACGAAGCTATACTCCTTTGAGAATAAATACTATCTTTATGTTGAATTCCCAGAAGGGGAATTTGAAGAAGATAAAATAGACAATATCCTATCCATCCTTCTAGAATATTCAGATGAATCAAGGGTAACGATTCATCGAATCGAGGAATATGGTTCTGTCATCATACCAGATGATGTTTTTAATACAGTTAATCAATATTTCGCGTAA